From the genome of Amylibacter sp. IMCC11727:
TTCCATGTCAGGACCAGGGTCCACAATCGCAAGGCTTTCTGTGCCAATCAAATAGGTTTGCGTGCCTGTAAACGTCATCGGACTGGCATTTGGGGCTGTCACTACAGCCACATCCGGCAACAGTTGCAACGGCGTTCCAACACTGGGCGTGTGATCGCGATCAAAAGGGTCTGACACGGGTAAACCTTGGCTAAAGGGTTGCATGGCTGCTGTGTGCCACGTAATCGTCATAGGTGATGTTTAATAAATGGCTCAAGCCTTATCTTCCCAGAACCCTGTTTAAACGGGCGTTTTTGATCCTGATCGTTCCCATCGTTCTTATTCAGGTGGTTGTGGGCGTCGTTTTTGTGGAACGCCTGTTCCAAGACGTAACGCGCCAAATGACCAAGGCCGCATCGCTTGATATCAACCATTTGATTGATTTGGTGTCAGACGGTGAGAACCCGATGAAAACGGCACAAAGCCTGCAAATTGATGCCACTTGGATCGAAACGCCCGATTTTGATCAAGCGGACCGCTATCGCGATCTTTATGATTTTGCGGGTTGGTATGTGATCGAAACCCTGCATCAAGAAGTGCCAGAACTTCGTGTTGTGGATCTGGGTCGATCTCGCGATTCGGTTTACGTGCTGACGGATATCGGTAGCAGAGGTTTGGAATTTCGAATGGCGCGTAATCGTGTGTCGGCCACCAATCCACATCAATTGCTGGTTTATATGATCTTGGCTGCGCTGTTGCTTTCAATCCTTGCTGCCTTGTTTTTGCGCAATCAAATTAAGCCGATACGGCGACTGGCCCGTGCGGCGGATGCCTTTGGTAAGGGGCAAAACCTACCGTTAAACCCGCGCGGCGCATCCGAAGTGCGCAGTGCCGCCACGGCCTTTTTGTCCATGCGTGCCCGTATCGAGCGTCAGATTGAACAGCGTACCATGATGCTGTCTGGGGTGAGCCACGATCTGCGAACACCTTTGACGCGGTTAAAACTGTCCGTATCGCTGATGGAGCCTGACGAAGAAACCGAAATGATCCTGCGCGATTTGAACGAGATGGAAGATATCCTTGATGAGTTTCTGGCCTTTGCCCGTGGGGACAGCGCAGAACAGGATGAATTGGTTTCCCCCATAGGTTTGGCGCAGCAGATCGTGGACAATGCCAATCGGAACGACCGTGATGTTGAGCTGACTTTTGAAGGGGCCGAAGATGCGCAATCCCCCATTAAAATGCGCCGCACTGCAGTGCATCGCGCCGTGTCTAATTTACTATCTAATGCGCTGAAATACGGCAATAAAGTTCGAGTCAACCTGTATACAGGTGCGGGATTTGTTGAATTTGTGATCGAAGACAATGGCCCTGGCATTGCCCCAGATCATCGGGACGATGCGATCAAACCGTTTGCCCGATTGGATGCAGCGCGCAACCAAGACAAAGGCGCTGGAGTCGGGCTGGGCTTGGCCATTGCAGCAGATGTAGCACGGTCGCACGGGGGCAGTTTGACCCTATCTGACAGTGACGATTTGGGCGGTCTCAAGGCCGCGTTTCGCCTGCCCCGTTAAGTGTCTTGGGACGCTTCGTGTAAGAGGCGTAATTCACGGCGCATGATCTTGCTGGTGGCGGTCATGGGCATGGCATCCAAAAACGCAATGGATCGCGGGGCCACATGTGGCGACACCCGTTTTTTCACACTGTCGATCAGCTCTTGCTCCATGGCTTTATCTCCGTTGCCTTTTGACAGAACCACAAACGCTTTGACCGCCTGCCCCCGAATATCATCTGGAACACCGATCACCCCGGCAAAGGTCACATTGGGATGTGATTGCAGACAGTTTTCAATTTCGGTCGGGCCAACACGATACCCAGCGGATGAAATCACGTCATCATCACGCGAAGAGAACCAGAAGAAACCGTCTTCGTCCATTTCGGCCACATCGCCCGTCATCAGGTAATCGTTTTTGAATTTTGATGCGGTTTTTTCGGGCTGTTTCCAGTATTCGAGGAACATGCCCATGTGATCGCGGTGGATGCCGATTTCGCCTACCGTACCTGCAGGAACTGGATGACCCTTTTCATCCACAATTGCCACGTTTGATCCTGGATTGGGACGGCCAGTGCTGCCTGGCTTGGGATCAAACACCCGCACGCAATTGCCAAGCACAAGGTTACATTCGGTTTGGCCGTAGATTTCGTTAATTGTCAGCCCCAAACCAGACCGCGCCCATTCCAAAACGCCAGCCCCCAAAGCTTCGCCACCGCTGAGAACAGACCGCAGCGTGGTGGCCCCAGGGGCTGGGATTTCACGCATTAGTTTCAACGCGGTAGGCGGTAAAAACGCGTTTCGCACGGCGTGGGTTTCGATCAGGCGATACACTTTTCCTGGATCAAACTTGCCCATGCGATAGGCCACTACAGGCACGCCGTAATAAAGGCTCGGCATCATGGTGTTCATCAGCCCCCCCATCCATGCCCAATCTGCAGGGGTCCACGCCACATCGCCGTCGTGAGGGAAAAAGTTATAGGCCGTTTCCGCACACGGTAAATGCCCGATCAGAACGCGATGGCCATGTAATGCACCTTTGGGCGGGCCCGTTGTGCCAGAGGTGTACACCAGCAAAGCAGGATCATCGGGTGAGGTTGATTGGGTGCGAAATGTGTCGGATGCAGCATTCAGGCTGGTGTGGAAATCCTTGGCGGTTTCCACAGCACCATCTATGCAAAATATGGTTTCGAGGGCAGGAAGAGTGTGCGCAACCTCTAGCACTTTGGGCAGGTTCGCACGGTCCGTGACCAAAATCTTAGCACCTGAATTTTGCAGTCGATACTGCAGCGCGTCTGCCCCAAACAGGGTGAACAGCGGCAACGCAACGCCCGCACATTTGTAGATGCCGAAATGGCATATGGCGGTTTCAAGCGATTGTTGCAACAGAATGGCACATCGGTCGCCGCGAACGAACCCGTGAGCCGTTAACGTGTTAGCGAACTGATTAGACAGCCGATCAAGCGATTGAAAAGAAACGTTTTCCACATGCCTCTTTTCATCAGGGCAGATAAGCGCGATGCGATCAGGGTCTTGACGCGCCCACCGTTCAACACAGGCCGTGGCCATATTGAACTGCGTCATCTGTGGCCATTGGAAATCACGGCATATGGCATCCCAAGTGTCGCGCCGTGGCACAATTGAATCGGCAAAACGTGTCATCTGATAAATACCCGCAGTTCAACCAATGATGTGATTGGTACGCCCAACACCTGCATTGCAGCGATAGATAATTGAGATCCTGACCCTGCTGCCGCCCCATTTGGCAAAAGGGTTAGATTGACCGATGCCCCTGTTTTTTCCACAACTGCGCGACCTGGTGTTTCGGATGTTACCAAAGGAGTGCTGAGCCAAAACCCGTCTTGATCTAACAGCCCAAGGGACGCGATT
Proteins encoded in this window:
- a CDS encoding ATP-binding protein; protein product: MFNKWLKPYLPRTLFKRAFLILIVPIVLIQVVVGVVFVERLFQDVTRQMTKAASLDINHLIDLVSDGENPMKTAQSLQIDATWIETPDFDQADRYRDLYDFAGWYVIETLHQEVPELRVVDLGRSRDSVYVLTDIGSRGLEFRMARNRVSATNPHQLLVYMILAALLLSILAALFLRNQIKPIRRLARAADAFGKGQNLPLNPRGASEVRSAATAFLSMRARIERQIEQRTMMLSGVSHDLRTPLTRLKLSVSLMEPDEETEMILRDLNEMEDILDEFLAFARGDSAEQDELVSPIGLAQQIVDNANRNDRDVELTFEGAEDAQSPIKMRRTAVHRAVSNLLSNALKYGNKVRVNLYTGAGFVEFVIEDNGPGIAPDHRDDAIKPFARLDAARNQDKGAGVGLGLAIAADVARSHGGSLTLSDSDDLGGLKAAFRLPR
- a CDS encoding AMP-binding protein; the protein is MTRFADSIVPRRDTWDAICRDFQWPQMTQFNMATACVERWARQDPDRIALICPDEKRHVENVSFQSLDRLSNQFANTLTAHGFVRGDRCAILLQQSLETAICHFGIYKCAGVALPLFTLFGADALQYRLQNSGAKILVTDRANLPKVLEVAHTLPALETIFCIDGAVETAKDFHTSLNAASDTFRTQSTSPDDPALLVYTSGTTGPPKGALHGHRVLIGHLPCAETAYNFFPHDGDVAWTPADWAWMGGLMNTMMPSLYYGVPVVAYRMGKFDPGKVYRLIETHAVRNAFLPPTALKLMREIPAPGATTLRSVLSGGEALGAGVLEWARSGLGLTINEIYGQTECNLVLGNCVRVFDPKPGSTGRPNPGSNVAIVDEKGHPVPAGTVGEIGIHRDHMGMFLEYWKQPEKTASKFKNDYLMTGDVAEMDEDGFFWFSSRDDDVISSAGYRVGPTEIENCLQSHPNVTFAGVIGVPDDIRGQAVKAFVVLSKGNGDKAMEQELIDSVKKRVSPHVAPRSIAFLDAMPMTATSKIMRRELRLLHEASQDT